A window of the Mesorhizobium opportunistum WSM2075 genome harbors these coding sequences:
- a CDS encoding PIG-L deacetylase family protein has protein sequence MSSIDQSPNLLAEFATRLTGNDVDPGAGIMIVVAHPDDETIGIGGHLAGLSECRIVHVTDGAPRNLADAKANGFDTWQDYADARRGELGAALSAVGLSCGILTSLDYPDTEAVMHLVPLAQELACIFASAEIRFVCTHPYEGGHPDHDATAFAVHAACQLLRRDRCPAPSIIEMAFYAAGPKGPIFQDFADDLGTDRIEVRLTESAFRLKRAMLASYTTQLRTLASFFGATERFRLAPAYNFRAPPNNGRLYYQLLPLGFEPTTWLSAAARAHEELRLDQP, from the coding sequence GGCAGAATTCGCCACACGACTGACCGGCAACGACGTCGATCCAGGTGCCGGTATAATGATCGTCGTGGCGCACCCGGACGACGAGACGATTGGCATCGGCGGCCACCTCGCCGGACTGTCTGAGTGCCGTATCGTGCATGTCACGGACGGAGCCCCGCGCAACCTTGCCGACGCAAAAGCCAATGGTTTCGATACGTGGCAAGACTACGCCGATGCCCGTCGCGGTGAATTGGGGGCCGCGCTGTCGGCGGTGGGCCTGTCGTGCGGAATCCTGACCAGCCTTGACTATCCTGATACGGAAGCGGTCATGCATCTCGTCCCGCTCGCGCAGGAGCTGGCCTGCATCTTCGCTTCCGCCGAGATCCGCTTCGTCTGCACGCATCCCTATGAAGGAGGACATCCCGACCACGACGCCACTGCCTTCGCGGTTCATGCCGCCTGTCAGTTGCTGCGCCGCGACCGGTGTCCGGCGCCCAGCATCATCGAGATGGCATTTTACGCCGCGGGGCCGAAAGGCCCTATCTTCCAGGATTTCGCCGATGATCTCGGGACGGATCGTATCGAGGTACGTCTGACCGAATCGGCCTTTCGGCTCAAGCGAGCCATGCTGGCCAGCTATACGACCCAGTTGCGGACGCTTGCATCGTTCTTTGGGGCGACAGAGCGATTCCGTTTGGCGCCCGCCTATAACTTCCGCGCACCACCCAACAACGGGAGGCTCTATTATCAATTGCTGCCGTTGGGGTTCGAGCCCACGACCTGGCTGAGCGCCGCGGCTCGCGCGCATGAGGAGCTTCGGCTCGATCAGCCATGA
- a CDS encoding glycosyltransferase, whose protein sequence is MTLTVLNVAYPLAPVGPDAVGGAEQVLSMLDRALVRQGHHSIVVACRGSSAAGTLVETPAETGVLDETAKSRAQRAHRAAIAAARARWPIDVVHLHGIDFDAYLPGDGPTLVSLHLPLAWYPPDVLRPAREDLWLHAVSEAQQKTAPLGSRLIAPIPNGVDIDALNEMRSRRNFALVLSRICPEKGVHLAIEAAKRAAVPLAIGGQIYPYQTHVQYFADEVAPRLDRRRRFLGPLGFSAKRRLLNAARCLVIPSLAAETSSLVAMEALACGTPVVAFPNGALPNVVEHGRTGFLVNDVDEMASAIKASADLDRETCLGEARHRFSLDGMILAYMDAYRALAEFGASHSGSRAAQ, encoded by the coding sequence ATGACGCTTACCGTGCTCAACGTCGCCTATCCGCTTGCGCCCGTCGGCCCCGATGCGGTCGGCGGTGCCGAGCAGGTGCTGTCGATGCTGGATCGCGCGCTGGTGCGGCAAGGCCATCATTCCATCGTCGTCGCCTGCCGGGGCTCCAGCGCGGCCGGGACACTGGTTGAGACACCCGCGGAAACAGGCGTGCTCGATGAGACGGCAAAGAGCCGCGCCCAACGCGCGCATCGCGCGGCAATCGCTGCGGCCCGGGCGCGTTGGCCGATCGACGTCGTTCACCTGCACGGCATCGATTTCGACGCCTATCTCCCTGGCGACGGCCCGACGCTTGTGAGCCTGCACCTGCCGCTCGCCTGGTATCCACCCGACGTGCTGAGACCGGCCCGTGAGGACCTGTGGCTGCATGCTGTTTCGGAGGCGCAGCAAAAAACCGCGCCGCTTGGATCGAGACTGATCGCGCCGATCCCAAACGGCGTAGACATCGATGCGCTGAACGAGATGCGATCGCGGCGCAATTTTGCGCTCGTGCTGAGCCGAATTTGCCCGGAGAAGGGCGTCCATCTGGCGATCGAGGCCGCCAAGCGTGCCGCCGTGCCGCTTGCGATTGGCGGTCAGATCTATCCCTACCAGACACATGTCCAGTATTTCGCCGACGAGGTGGCGCCTCGCCTCGACAGACGGCGGCGCTTCTTGGGACCGCTCGGGTTTTCCGCCAAGCGGAGGCTTCTGAATGCCGCCCGCTGCCTGGTCATTCCGAGTCTTGCCGCGGAAACAAGCTCGCTGGTTGCCATGGAAGCGCTTGCGTGCGGTACGCCCGTTGTGGCCTTCCCGAATGGCGCCCTGCCCAATGTCGTCGAACACGGCAGGACCGGATTTCTCGTCAACGACGTCGACGAGATGGCGAGCGCCATAAAGGCCTCGGCCGACCTCGACCGCGAAACATGCCTGGGCGAAGCGAGACATCGCTTCTCGCTCGATGGCATGATTTTGGCCTACATGGATGCCTATCGGGCATTGGCAGAATTCGGCGCTTCCCACTCGGGGTCGAGGGCCGCGCAGTGA
- a CDS encoding GNAT family N-acetyltransferase has protein sequence MNGLRTDVIRDPGAFDDLEPHWWPLWSQCASATPFQSPAWLLPWWRTFAPGDLSVIAVWSGNDLAGLAPLYLERHASGSRLLPIGISLSDYLDVLCVPELKKTVGTAIAETVLSLEWAQWILPDLPAEAVSLDLVLPDIEENLSAGHAACPVLALAGGETIAGSVPARRRRQLRRALRAARRRGRVTITRAEAAPEMFLGHLIRLHKARWAGEGGGVLTDMALGFHRKALPRLAANDLARCWLIGIGDAVVGAYYGFHHHGRAYAYLGGFDLAYAQESPGAILIGEAIAEAAREGAREFDFLRGRERYKYSWGAVDRWTAQRVWTRSAEL, from the coding sequence GTGAACGGCTTGCGCACCGATGTCATACGGGACCCAGGTGCGTTCGACGATCTTGAGCCGCATTGGTGGCCGCTCTGGTCGCAATGCGCCTCTGCCACGCCTTTCCAGTCGCCCGCCTGGCTGTTGCCATGGTGGCGGACGTTCGCGCCTGGCGATCTCTCGGTGATCGCTGTGTGGAGCGGAAATGATCTCGCGGGACTGGCACCGCTCTATCTCGAGAGGCACGCGTCAGGTTCGCGCCTGCTTCCGATCGGGATATCGCTGAGCGACTATCTCGATGTTCTTTGCGTACCCGAACTCAAGAAAACCGTCGGGACCGCGATTGCCGAAACAGTGCTTTCGCTCGAATGGGCGCAATGGATTCTGCCGGATCTTCCGGCTGAAGCCGTGTCCCTGGATCTCGTACTGCCCGATATTGAAGAGAACCTGTCTGCCGGCCATGCCGCCTGCCCAGTGCTTGCCTTGGCCGGCGGCGAGACGATTGCGGGCTCGGTTCCCGCGCGGCGAAGACGACAGCTTCGTCGCGCTCTAAGAGCCGCGCGACGGAGAGGCCGGGTAACGATCACGCGTGCGGAAGCCGCACCAGAGATGTTTCTCGGCCACCTGATCCGCCTGCACAAAGCCCGTTGGGCAGGAGAGGGCGGTGGCGTGTTGACGGACATGGCCCTGGGATTCCATCGGAAGGCCCTGCCCCGCCTTGCCGCGAACGATCTGGCGCGATGCTGGCTGATCGGAATCGGCGACGCTGTCGTCGGTGCGTATTATGGCTTCCATCATCATGGTCGCGCCTATGCCTATCTCGGTGGTTTCGACTTGGCCTATGCGCAGGAGAGCCCCGGCGCGATCCTGATCGGCGAGGCCATTGCCGAAGCCGCTCGCGAAGGGGCACGGGAGTTCGATTTTCTGCGCGGCCGGGAGAGATACAAGTATAGCTGGGGGGCGGTGGACAGGTGGACGGCACAAAGGGTCTGGACCCGGAGCGCAGAGCTGTGA
- a CDS encoding class I SAM-dependent methyltransferase: protein MADDLSAEVAVARLAVNLTAEINAAELADIALEMRTKASHCRDWLEDVAALLSANTDAFDSLRATAGSVCHDRQDGETGEVTVRRLASGFDQAVAISPAASVQLSSLGDEEKLSATTAEIASWLEKHGFTGADKTILDIGCGIGRFECQLHAKTGHIVGTDISSRMIAVARRRCAGIGNVEFRQTSGLDLGEFADESFDGILAVDIFPYLVVAGVAERHFSEMARLLRPGGMAAILNYSYRMSSAADSSDIRNLANACAMDIVIDGDTPFRRWDGTAFLIRHTGGT, encoded by the coding sequence ATGGCAGACGACCTGTCCGCCGAGGTAGCGGTAGCCAGACTGGCCGTCAATCTTACGGCGGAAATCAATGCTGCGGAATTGGCGGACATCGCGCTGGAGATGCGGACAAAGGCCTCCCATTGCAGAGACTGGCTCGAGGACGTGGCCGCGCTTCTTTCGGCCAACACGGACGCCTTCGACAGTCTTCGGGCGACGGCAGGTTCCGTGTGTCATGACCGACAGGACGGCGAAACCGGTGAGGTGACGGTCCGCCGGCTGGCCAGCGGGTTTGACCAGGCGGTCGCCATCTCACCGGCTGCCAGCGTCCAACTTTCGTCGCTCGGCGATGAGGAAAAGCTCTCGGCCACGACCGCCGAGATCGCCTCTTGGCTTGAGAAACACGGGTTTACAGGCGCGGACAAGACAATACTCGACATCGGCTGTGGTATCGGCCGTTTCGAATGCCAACTCCACGCCAAGACCGGGCATATTGTCGGTACCGATATTTCCTCCAGGATGATCGCAGTCGCGCGTCGGCGGTGCGCCGGGATCGGCAACGTCGAGTTCCGCCAGACCTCTGGCCTGGATCTTGGCGAATTCGCCGACGAGAGCTTTGACGGCATCCTGGCGGTGGACATTTTCCCTTACCTGGTGGTCGCCGGCGTCGCCGAGCGGCACTTCAGCGAAATGGCGCGCCTATTGCGACCTGGAGGGATGGCGGCAATTCTCAACTATTCATATCGAATGTCGTCCGCCGCCGATTCTTCCGACATCCGCAACCTTGCCAATGCATGTGCCATGGACATCGTGATCGACGGCGACACGCCGTTCCGTCGCTGGGATGGCACCGCCTTTCTTATTCGTCATACCGGCGGAACATAA